The DNA region GGCTTTGTGCCAGTCGAGTTCGTGGTCGTTGTCGGCGATGCTCACAGCGGCGTCACTCCTGCGTAGGGGACCCCGCTGAGGTAGGCGAAGTCGCGGTCGAACGTCGTCAGGTCCTCGAGGGTGAAATCGGCGAGGCGCCGGTGTCCGCAGGCCCGCGCGAGCACCACCATCAGGTCCACCGCCGAACGCAGGTACCGGTCCAACCGTTCTGCGGCCTGTCGCACCGGCAGGCGAGCGCGGAGGCGCGGATCTTGGGTGGCGATGCCGACCGGGCAGGTGTTGGTGTGGCAAGCCCGCATGCCGACGCAGCCGATGGCCTGAATCGCGCTGTTGGCGATGCCGATCGCGTCGGCCCCCAGCCCCAGCGCTTTGACCATGTCCGCCGGTGTGCGGAGGCCACCGGTGATGGCCAGCGTGATCCGGCTTTGACTGCGGTCCAGGTGCCGGCGGGCCCGGGCCAACGCCGGGATGGTGGGTACCGAGATGTTGTCGCGGAAAATCGTGGGCGCGGAACCGGTTCCGCCGCCGCGGCCATCGAGGATGATGTAGTCGACGCCGATCTCGAGGGCGGCGTCGAGGTCGCGCTCGATGTGTTGGGCACTGAGTTTGTAGCCGACCGGGATCCCGCCCGAGATGTCGCGGACCTGCGCGGCGAAGTCCTTGTACTCCGACAGGGAGGTCCAGTCCGGGAACCGGGCCGGCGAGATCGCCGCCGTGCCCGCGGCCAAACCCCGCACTTCGGCGATCTTTCCCACCACCTTGGTGCCGGGAAGATGTCCGCCGGTACCCGTTTTGGCGCCCTGGCCCCCTTTGAAATGAAACGCCTGGACCTTGTTCAGATGCTCAACGCTCCACCCGAACCGGCCGGAGGCAAGTTCGTAGAAGTACCTCGAATTCTGCTGCTGTTCTTCGGGAAGCATGCCGCCCTCCCCGGAACAGATCCCCGTCCCGGCGAGTTCGGCCCCGGCCGCCAGCGCAGTCTTGGCCTCCTCGGACAACGCACCGAAGCTCATATCGCTGACGAACACCGGAATGTCGAGCACCAGCGGGCGTCTGGCACCCGGTCCGATCACTGTCTCGGTGCTGACCGGTTCCTCATCGAGCAGCGGTAGCCGCGCCAGCTGCGCGGTGACCAGCTGGATCGAATCCCAGGACGGCAGCTCGGTGCGCGGCACGCCCATCGCCGCTGCGGGACCGTGCTTTCCGACCTTGCTCAGTCCGTGCGCGGCAAGCTCATGAATTCCGGTGTTGAACGGTTCTTCCGCGGTATCGGCGGGCCTGGCCCACCGGCCCTGGTAACCGTCGTCATCGTGGGATTGCCCATTGGCCCGGGCGAACTCGACTATCGCGGATTGGTCGACATAGACGGCCCCGTCCCGGACCCAGGCCGCAAACGTCGCCAACGCCACCGCGGGGTTGACCGGTGAGACGCCGGTCTCGACGTCGTAACGCCAGCCATGCACGTCACAGAAGACCACGTCGCCGTCGACGTGCCCATCCGCGAGCAGCGCACCACGGTGTGCACAACGGCCATACAACGCCGAGACATCCGCACCACGCCGGACGAGCACAAGGTCCACACCCGCGGTGTTGACCGCGAACGGAGCGTTATCGGGCAGCTCGGACAGGGCCACCACCCGCACGCCGGTTCGCGATTCTGGCGCCGTGGTCATTGACTGCTCCTCGGGGTTGGTCAGGGGTTGAGTCAGCCGAGCACTCGGCCGAGGAAACCGCGCACATGGCCCGCAACGACGTCGAGGTGACTCTCCAGTAGGAAGTGCCCGCCATCGATCAGGTGCACCTCCGCGTCTGTGGCGTCGCGGGCGAAGGCTTGCGCACCCGCTGGCGCGAAGATTTCGTCGTTGCGGCCCCACACCGCGAGTACCGGAACCTCATTGGTGCGCAGGAATTCATGCAGCAGCGGGTAGAGCGGGCGGTTGTTGCGGTAGTCGCGGAACAAGGCCAATTGCACTTCGTCATTGCCCTCTCGGGAGACGAGAGCGAAGTCGTGCTCCCAGGTGTCCGGGCTGACTGTGCTCGGGTCGGATACGCCGTGCACGTACTGCCAGCGGATGGCGTCAAGGCTCAGCGCGACCCGGACGGCGGGTTCGGTGTCGGGGCCGGGATTCGCGCCGTATGCCCAGATTCCTTCCCAGAACGATTCGACGAAACCGTCCTCGTAGCCGTTGCCGTTCTGTGTGACAACGGCGGTGATCCGTTCGGGGTGTTCGAGCGCGAGCCGCCACCCTATGGGCGCGCCGTAGTCGTGGACATACAGGGCATAGCGCTCCAGGCCAAGGTGATCGAGCAGCCCGGATGTGAGCCGGGCGAGGGCCTCGAAGGTGTAGTCGAACTCTCCCACGCGCGGAGCATCGGAGCGGCCGAACCCGAGGTGGTCGGGTGCGATTACGTGGTAGTCCCCGGCCAGCAAAGGGATGAGTTCACGGAACATGAACGAGCTGGTCGGGTAGCCGTGCAGCAGGACGATCGCGGGAGCATCCGCTGGTCCGGCTTCGCGATAGAAGATCTCGTAGCCGTCGACAGTGACGGCCCGGTGATGTACCACGCTCATTCGTAACCCCTTTGGTGGTTTTGTGTGTTAGGTACCAACAGATGTTGGTCGCCGCGAGTGACTTACGGGGGAGGTGCCCGCGGTCGCGGCGAGGTCGGCCAACAACATGCGCAGCTGGGATCGGCCGCGCTGGATTCGTGACACGACGGTGCCCAGCGGCGTGCCCATGATGTCGCGAATCTCCTTGTAGGCAAGCCCTTCGACGTCGGCGTAGTACACCGCCATCCGAAGCTCCTCAGGCAATGCGTCCAGGGCGTTTCTGATGTCGGTGTCAGGCAGCGACTCCAGGACCTCTACTTCCGCGGAGCGCAGTGCTCTCGCTGAATGTTCGGCGTTGGCGGCGAGCTGCCAGTCATGGACCGTGCCGCTGATGGTCTCCGTGGGCCTGCGCATCCGCTTGCAGCAGCTGCTGATGTGCGCGTCGGCCTGGATGCGAAAGAGCCACCCGATGAGATTTGTTCCGTGCTGGAAGCTCCGAAATCCGGCATATGCCTTGACCATGGTCTCTTGCACCAGGTCTTCGGCATCGGCGCGATGCAGGGTCATTCGCATGGCCCCGGCAAAGAGGTTGTCCAGAAGAGGGATCACGTCACGCTCGAAACGAGCGGCCAACTCGTCGTCGGTCTCGTCGCAATCCTCAGACGCGATCATGTCAAAGTCTCCTAGACATCGTGTTCGGCCGGGATGGCGCCGAATCGTCCGGCCTGGTAGTCGTCGTAGGCTCGGACGACCTCCTCACGGGTGTTCATCACAAAGGGCCCGGACTGAACGACTGGTTCTCGGATCGGGCGGCCACCGAGTAGCAGGACCTCCAGGTTCGGCTCCGCGGCGAGTTGGCTCTGCTGGGCGGCAAGCGTTATTGCGTCCCCGGCGCCGTATACGGCGAGTTGACCTTTTCGGATGGGTTGCGCGGCCGTACCAACAGTGCCAGTCCCGGCGAGCACGTAAGCCAGCGAGTTGAATTCGGCCGGTGCGGTGGTGACCGATCGCACCGGCCGTGGGATGCCCGTGGTTGGGTTCGGTACGGGGACGCGGGGCAAAGTGAGCGTGTCTGCAGTGACGGCCGGCATGCTTATTCCTCTCAGTTGTCTGGCAGGCGTACGGATTACACGGCGCGACGAGTCAGGAGTGCCCACGACTGGCGTAGGGACCAGCCCGACAGACGTCAGGATTTCGAGCGGCGCGAGTGGCTTGAGCAGTCGGGCGGTCATGGTGTGCTGGCGCACCGCTCACTACCCACGTGCTCAGGCGTCTCCGTCGGCTCGTGCGTTGAGAAGCTGCGTCTCCCAGGTCGATGAGCACCACGGTCTTGGGCATTTGGGGACTCTCCTTGCTAGGCGAACCGGATATTCAGGGAACGAGCAGTTGCGTTGAAGGACCCGCGTGATTCCGAACGTGATAGTGAGTGAGAATACGGACCGGCCCGTCTCGTGTCAAGACGGACCGGTTCGTCTTAATGGTATGTAGGGGTCCTCCCTGCGGTGCTGGCTGCCGCGTGCCGTCGGTGCCACAGGGCAGTTTCCAGCGGGCGCAGCGGGACGCACCGCCGCCGCTGTCGCTCCCGCCGTCGCGAACAGGACGAACGTGGTGGCTCCAAACGCGTCGATCGAACTTCCGGCAAGGGCTGCGCCCATGGCCTGGCCGGACCCAATCATGAAGAAAGACAACCCAACTCCGAGGGATGTCGTCGTCGAGTCTGCGGCCTGCGAGCAGATCGTGGTGCTGCCGGCGGGTATGGACGCTCGCGCCTACCGACTGGGTTTCCAGTCAAGAACCACCCTGTACGAGGTGCCCACCCAGAGGTGCTCGGCCTCAAGGCATCTCTGCTCGCGGATGTGGGCGCCGACAGCGCGGTGCCGAGCTGTGCACTTCGCCCGGTGTGCGCGGACCTGACGCACGACTTGCCGAGCGCCCTGCAGGATGTCGGCTTGAACCCGAGCCGGCCGATCTGCTGGCTGATCGAGGGGCTCACCGCATACCTCACCGCCGCCGAGGTCGACCTGCTGCTGGACCGGATCACTGCTTTTCAGCGCCGGGAAGCCACCTGTTCATCGACTTCCTCGGCCAATCCCTGCTGGATCACCCCGCTCTACAGCCCATGCTTCGAAAGCTTCGCCGAGCATGGCATGGCCTGGATCTTCGGCACCGAAGAGCCCGAAGAACTGCTCACCGAGGGGGGCTGGCAAGCGCAGGTCACCAGCGTCGGCGCAATAGGCACCGAGCTGGGCCGCTGGCCGTTCCCGATGCTCCCCGCGGAACCCCGGGGGTGCCGCAGGATTACTTTGTCCGCGCGTGGCGGTGATCTGACGCCCCACCTCGGCTGAAACCACGCCCGGCGGTCCCCGTCGGTAGCATCGGCGCTGCCCATGTCGATCCCGCCCGGAGGAGTTGCGCCATGTCGGCCGAACCCGCTGAACTCGACATCGCCGAAGGCGCACTGGCACACGGCCTGCCGTATCTCGCACTCGGTTCTGGGCGGCCACTGGTCTTCTTGCGCTGGTTCACCGCCGATCACAAGAATCCCAGCGGTCCGCTGCGCACATCGGAGATCAAGACATTGGCTCCGCTGGCCCACCATTTCCGGGTGTACGCGGTGAATCGAGCGCCCGGGATGTCCGAGCGCACCACCATGGCCGATATCGCCACCCAACACGCGGAGGCGCTGCGCGCCGAGTTCGGCGGTCCGGTTCGCCGCAGCCTGCACCTGATGGCGCCACTAATGGTGCGAAATCCACTGTCGGCCAAAGCTTCTGGCGTCGCGATGTGGCTGTTGACCCGCTGTTCCACCCCGCAGACCACAACGACACGCTTGCTTTCATCCGTGCCGAGGATTCCTTCGACCTCGGTGGCCGCCTCGGTGATATCGTCGCACCGACCCTGGTGATCGGCGGCGAGCACGACATCGCTTACGAAACCGACAACTTCCGCCACACCGCCGAGGGCTTCGCCGATTCGAAGTTAATCATCTACCCCCGCACGACCCACCTCGGCGCCGTCAAGCACCCGCGGTTCGCTCCCGACATCGTCGACTTCCTATCCGCCGCCTGACCAGCGACCGGCGGGATTCCCGTCGCCAACTATCCACGCGCGGCGCGGTTCTCAGACCTTCGGGCAGTAGAACTGGGGCTGGCCGCGGTATTCCTCGGGCGGCAGGTTCCGCGCCGGCGTTTGCACCAGCGGCGAATCGGCCGGCAGCCGGCCCTGGCTCCGATCCAGCGCGGAGCGTTTGCGCGGGTGCATCAGCCGCCGCTTGGGTCCGTACTTCGCGACCAGCGTGATCACATCACACAGCCGGTCGTGCGCCCACTGCTGTCGGGGCGACCACGTGTAACCCATCAGCTCCCGCACCGACGGGTCGTAGAGTGCGACGGTCATGAACGTCAGGAAGCGCTGCATGACCTTCAGGTTCAGCGCCCACAACGGATCCGGAATCCACTGCAGCGACGGATGCTTGGGCATGGTGGACAGATCCATCACTTCGCGGGCGGCCCAGTTGTTCTCCAGCACATTGCTGCACATGTGGTCCCAGTACTCCTGGAATTCCTCCCAGGACTTCGGCACCGGCCGCATGCTCATCCCGTACATCCGGTACCAGGTGACGTGCTCGTCGAACAGCTGCCGCTTGTCGGCCTCACTGATCCCGCCGCCGAACTTCTCGGCCGCCAACAGGGTCGACTTGAAGAACGTGGCGTGGGCCCAGTAGAAGACATCCGGGTTCAGCGCACTGTATTGGCGCCCGCGCTCGTCGACGCCCTTGATACCGATGTGGTAGTCCCGGACCTCGGCACCGGTCTGCGGTGCGCGGTCGCCGTCGAAGACCACACCGCCGATCGGATAGATGGACCGCAGCAGTCGGGGTATGCGCTCCATGAAGAAGATGGAGTGCTCCTGCACCGCCGCGCCCAACTGCGGGTGCATGTTCTGCATCGAACCCGCCCAGGTGCCCTGGAACAGGCCGGTCCACTGGCCGAAGTACTTCCAGGTCAACGAATCGGGGCCCAGCGGCACCGGCGGCGCATCGTAGCCGCCGGTGGTTACCGGACAGCCCGCCGGCACCGTCGAGGCCTCAGCCTCGGCAACCGGGCAGGTCTCGGACGCATCTTGAGTCACTGGCCAATCTTTCCCTCGGAGTCAGTCACCATTCTGACTACGCTCGTTGTCATTGTCCAGTCTAGACAATCCGGGCGCGGTGTGTTCGGGTGGCCGGCACTTCCCGACCGACATCCCCGCCATTTCGCTCAAGGGAGCGCTCGGCGGCTCGACTCCGCGCAAGACTGTCACCTGGACACTCGCTGTTGAGCGATCTGCCCAATCGCCCGCGAGCTTGCCGGCGACCAACCAGAGATGAAGGAGATCCGCATGGCCACGGTGGCGGAACAGATGGTGGCGACGCTGAAGGCGAGTGGCGTGCGTCGCGTCTACGGCATCCCGGGCGACTCCCTCAACGGGTTCACCGATGCGCTCCGCAAGGACGGCAGCATCCAGTGGGTGCTGGTGCGCCACGAGGAGGCGGCGGCCTTCGCCGCTGCAGCGGACGCTGCGACGACGGGTGAACTCGCGGTGGCCGCCGGCAGTTGCGGCCCGGGCAACCTGCACCTCATCAATGGCCTGTACGACGCGAACCGGTCGCGGGTACCGGTCCTGGCGATCGCAGCGCACATCCCGACCGCGGAAATCGGGACCGGCTACTTCCAGGAGACCCACCCGCAAGACCTCTTCCGCGAAGCCTCCGTATACACCGAGTACGTCGCCCACCCCAGCCAGATGCCCCACGTGCTGGAGATCGCGATGCGCACCGCGGTCGAGAAGCAGGGCGTCGCGGTCGTGGTGATCCCGGGCGACGTGGCGCTCTCCGAAGCCGTCACCGACCGGGCCACCGCTATCCGCGCGAGCACCTCGGTCGTGATGCCCACGGCAGACGAACTCGCGCGCGCCGCAACACTACTCAACAACGACCAACGGGTGACCATCCTGGCCGGTGCGGGCTGCGCCGGCGCGCACGACGAGGTGCTGGCCGTCGCGGAGGCGCTGGGCGCCCCCGTCGTGCACGCACTGCGCGGCAAGGAGTTCATCGAGTACGACAACCCCTACGACGTCGGCATGACCGGATTGCTCGGGTTCGCCTCCGGCTACCGGGCGATGGAAAACGCCGACACGGTCCTGATGCTGGGCACCGACTTTCCCTACCGGCAGTTCTATCCCGAGCACGCCACCACCATCCAGGTCGACATCCGCGGCGAACAGCTCGGCCGGCGGCATCCATTGGAGCTCGGGCTGGTCGGGACGGTCAAAGACACGGCCACGGCCCTACTTCCACTGCTGGAGCGCAAGACCGACCGCAGTCACCTCGAGGACTCCCGCGACCACTACCGTCGAACGCGCGCCAAACTCGACGAACTGGCAACCCCGTCGAAGCGGGGCGCACCCATCCACCCGCAATACCTCGCGCGGCTCGTCGACCAACACGCCGCGGCGGACGCGGTCTTCATCCCCGATGTCGGTTCACCGGTCGTCTGGGCCGCGCGCTACCTGACGATGAACGGCCGCCGGCGGCTGATCGGATCCTTCACCCACGGGTCGATGGCCAACGCGCTGCCCCATGCCGTCGGCGTGCAGGCCGCCCACCCGGAACGCCAGGTGGTGGCCCTGGCCGGCGACGGCGGACTGGGGATGTTGCTCGGCGAGCTGATCACCCTCACCCAAAACAAGCTCCCGGTGAAGCTCGTGGTGTTCAACAACTCGTCGCTGAACTTCGTCGAGCTCGAGATGAAAGCTGCCGGTTTCGTCACCTACGGCACCGAGCTGATCAACCCCAATTTCGCCGAGGTCGCCCGCGCCATGGACATCCACAGCCGGCGGGTGGAGCACTCCGAGGATCTCCCCGACGCGGTCCGCGACATCCTGAGCCACGACGGACCGGCGCTCCTCGACGTGATCACCGAACGTCACGAACTGTCGATGCCGCCCGCGATCACCGCCGAGCAGGTGAAGGGCTTCACGCTTTACGCGATCCGGACCGTCATGTCCGGCCGCGGCGACGAGCTGATCGATCTGGCGAAAGCCAATCTGCGACAGCTCTTTTGACGGACGGTGGCGCATGCACTGGCCAAGACAGCGGATACAGCCCGGCGCGTGGATGACATCGACACCGCAGCGCTGGCGGGATACGCCGTGACGATGGGCCAAGGGCTCGCGGTGCACGCCGCCGCAGGAGTGACGCAAGCAAGGCTCGACGCGATAGTCGACGTTGCATTGGCGGGACTCACTGTGAATCGCCCCGGGTTTGATGCACACCTTCTTTCGAGGGAAGGTTGTTCACATCATGCCGAGGAAGTACGACGATGAGTTCAAGGCCTGGGCGGTGCGGTTGGTCGCCGACCATGCCGAGGAGTACGACACCCGCATGGCCCGCATCACCGCGGTGGCCAAGCGGTTGGGGGTGTCCTATGAATCGCTGCGCCGGTGGGTCAATCAGACCGAGGTCGACACCGGCCAGCGTGACGGAGTGTCCACTGACGTCGCACGCGAGAACAGATAGCTCAAACGTAAGAACCGTGAGCTTGAGGAAACCATCGGAATCCTCAAAGCTGCAACAGGTTTCTTCGTGCGGGAGAGCGACCCGCGACACCGCTGATCTGTTCGTTCATTGCCGAGCATCGCGCTCGGTTCGGGGTCGCTCCGATCTGCCGCGTACTCACCGAGCACGGCTGCCAGATCGCCCCGAGAACCTTCTACGCCTGGCTGGCCCGCCCGCCGTCGGCGCGGGAGCTGTGGGACACCGTCATCACCGAGGTGTTGGCCGGCTTCTACGAGCCCGACGAACACGGTCGGCGCAAACCGGAGTCACTGTACGGGGCCACCAAGATGTGGGCTCACCTGCAACGACAGGGCATCATGGTGGCCCGTTGCACCGTGGAGCGCCTCATGCGTGCCAACGGCTGGCGTGGGGTCACTCGGCGCAGGCGGGTCCGCACGACGATCGTTGATCCGGCCGCGGCGCGGGCTGCTGATCTGGTCAAGCGGCAGTTCCGGGTCCCCGCTCCCAACGTGCTGGCGGACTTCACCTACGTGCGCCTGTTCAACGGGACGTTCGTTTACACCGCGTTCGCCATCGACGCCTACGCGGGCCGGGTCGTGGGGTGGACCTGCTCGGCCAGCAAGGAGGGCCGGTTCGTGCGCCACGCGATACGCCACGCCGCGCAACTCCGGGATGATGAGGGGAATCCATTGTTGGGCAACACTATTCACCACGGCGATGCGGGATCGCAGTACACGTCTGTGCGGTTTGGGGAAACCCTCGCACTATCTGGTCTGGTGGCCTCGATTGGCACTGTGGGCGACTGCTTCGACTGTGAGAATGGTCGTGGCTGCCTGGTGGCCTGACTCTTGCTTTCGACTGACCCCGAGGTTTGGGTGTCGGTCCTGGCTGTTGATCTGTCGTCCGCCAGGTGGCCGCACCACATGGTGCTGGCCGGACGGGCAGTGACCTCATAGGAGCCTGACCTCACCAGGTCCCATCACAGTCCCGTCCACCCGACCGGCCAGCGTCACAACCCACGTTGGAAGGGTCGCAATGACAGGCATGAACCACCATCGGCGCCGCGGTCGAGTCGTGATCGGCGTCGACACCCACAAACACATCCACGTCGCGGTCGCCCTCGATGACTTCGGAGGCGTCCTGGGCAAGGAGAAGTTCACCGCAGACACCGCTGGGTACGGCCAGTTGATCGACTGGTCGATGGCCCTCGGTCATCTGCTGACGTTCGCCATCGAGGGCACCGGTTCCTACGGCGCCGGCCTGACCGCCGCGGTCCGGCGCCGCGACATCGGTGTCGTTGAAGTCATGCGCACCGACCGTCGTGACCGACGCTTACGGGGCAAGTCTGACTTCCTCGACGCGAGAACGCAGCCCGTGCCGTGCTGGCCGGCCACGCCGACGCCGTCCCCAAAACCGCCGACGGTGTGGTGGAGATGATCCGCACCATCAAAGTCGCCAAAGATGTTGCGGTAAAGGCACGCACATCGGCGATGATCTCCCTCAAGGCAGTCCTGGTCAACGCTCCTGCGGCACTGCGTGAACAACTGCAGCCACTGTCGAAGATGGCACTGATTCACCGCTGCACAGGACTACGGCCCGGTTCGATGACCACGGTAGAGGCGGCCACCAAACACACGCTGCGTTCCACCGCACGGCGCTGGGAACAACTCAACGACGAGATCACCGCGCACGAAAAGCTGCTCGCCGAACTCACCACCGCACTCGCACCGCAACTTTCGGCTGCCTTCGGCATCGGTGCCGACATGGCCGCCGAGACGCTCATTGTTGCCGGCGACAACCCCGAGCGGGTCCGCTCAGAGCCAGCCTGGGCCCGGCTCTGCGGCGTCGCACCCATCCCCGCGTCTTCTGGCATGACCACACGACACCGGCTCAACCGCGGCGGTCACCGCCAGGCCAACGCCGCGCTCTACCGCACCGTTATCGTGCGAATGCAGCATCACGAACCAACCAAGGCTTACGTGGTTCGCCGCACCGCCGAAGGCAAGACCAAAGCCGAGATCATCCGCTGCCTCAAACGGCTCCTCGCCCGCGAAATCTGGTCCCTGATACGCCCTCTGCGGATCAGTCCACAGACCATAGGATCCGCCTCTTGACGGATATAGGAGCATCAACTGATCCGCCCCGGCATGTCGGGAGGTTCTCTTATCTGAGTGCCTCCTCGGCATGAGGGTGCCGTTGGCGATGGTAGTAGAGCGCTTCGGCCCGATCGGGGGTTAGGTCCTGGCAGTAGCCGTTGGGTCGCTGACGGTTGTAGAAGGCCACCCATTCGGCGGTCCCCAGCGCCAGTTCGGTGGCACCGGGATAGAGCGGCTGGCGGTCGATGAGTTCGGTCTTGTAGCTGCTGTTCACCGATTCGGCCAGAGCATTATCGAAACTATCTCCGACGGATCCGACTGAAGGCAGGATCCCCTCAGCGGCCAGACGTTCGGTGAACGCGACCGCCGTATACTGAGCTTCCGCATCGCTGTGGTGAATAAGTGATTCCAAAGATGTTGCACCCGAACGCTTTCTGGTGTCGATAGCATGGTCGATCGCATCGGTGACCAGTTTCTGGGTCATCTCGGTGGCCACTTTCCAGCCTACGATCTTGCGGGCATAGACATCGGTGACGAATGCCGTGTAGGCCCAGCCGGCACGAGTCCGGCAGTAGGTGAAATCGGCCACCCACAATCGGTCAGGCGCACCGGCGACGAAATTACGCCGGACCCGATCCGGGGCTCGCGTCGCTGCCGGATCGGCGACGGTGGTGCGCACCCGCCGG from Mycolicibacterium sp. MU0053 includes:
- a CDS encoding pirin-like C-terminal cupin domain-containing protein, which encodes MRSVTTAPAEFNSLAYVLAGTGTVGTAAQPIRKGQLAVYGAGDAITLAAQQSQLAAEPNLEVLLLGGRPIREPVVQSGPFVMNTREEVVRAYDDYQAGRFGAIPAEHDV
- a CDS encoding alpha/beta fold hydrolase, producing MSVVHHRAVTVDGYEIFYREAGPADAPAIVLLHGYPTSSFMFRELIPLLAGDYHVIAPDHLGFGRSDAPRVGEFDYTFEALARLTSGLLDHLGLERYALYVHDYGAPIGWRLALEHPERITAVVTQNGNGYEDGFVESFWEGIWAYGANPGPDTEPAVRVALSLDAIRWQYVHGVSDPSTVSPDTWEHDFALVSREGNDEVQLALFRDYRNNRPLYPLLHEFLRTNEVPVLAVWGRNDEIFAPAGAQAFARDATDAEVHLIDGGHFLLESHLDVVAGHVRGFLGRVLG
- a CDS encoding alpha/beta fold hydrolase; its protein translation is MIGGEHDIAYETDNFRHTAEGFADSKLIIYPRTTHLGAVKHPRFAPDIVDFLSAA
- a CDS encoding glutamate synthase-related protein; amino-acid sequence: MTTAPESRTGVRVVALSELPDNAPFAVNTAGVDLVLVRRGADVSALYGRCAHRGALLADGHVDGDVVFCDVHGWRYDVETGVSPVNPAVALATFAAWVRDGAVYVDQSAIVEFARANGQSHDDDGYQGRWARPADTAEEPFNTGIHELAAHGLSKVGKHGPAAAMGVPRTELPSWDSIQLVTAQLARLPLLDEEPVSTETVIGPGARRPLVLDIPVFVSDMSFGALSEEAKTALAAGAELAGTGICSGEGGMLPEEQQQNSRYFYELASGRFGWSVEHLNKVQAFHFKGGQGAKTGTGGHLPGTKVVGKIAEVRGLAAGTAAISPARFPDWTSLSEYKDFAAQVRDISGGIPVGYKLSAQHIERDLDAALEIGVDYIILDGRGGGTGSAPTIFRDNISVPTIPALARARRHLDRSQSRITLAITGGLRTPADMVKALGLGADAIGIANSAIQAIGCVGMRACHTNTCPVGIATQDPRLRARLPVRQAAERLDRYLRSAVDLMVVLARACGHRRLADFTLEDLTTFDRDFAYLSGVPYAGVTPL
- a CDS encoding IS3 family transposase (programmed frameshift) encodes the protein MVADLRSETVSEWEAMGRVADLLGVGTAETVRKWVRQAEIDAGSRAGQTSEESEVLRKLRRENAELKRANAILKAASGFLRRRARPALSVVVEFISAHQHMRVGVDGLKWGVESMCAVLSEYGVTIAPSTYYAHRARQAPSKADWADAQVIDAIWQLRQSQSLYRVLGARKTWIVLRTNGIDVSRCVVERVMREMGWRGACKRRRVRTTVADPAATRAPDRVRRNFVAGAPDRLWVADFTYCRTRAGWAYTAFVTDVYARKIVGWKVATEMTQKLVTDAIDHAIDTRKRSGATSLESLIHHSDAEAQYTAVAFTERLAAEGILPSVGSVGDSFDNALAESVNSSYKTELIDRQPLYPGATELALGTAEWVAFYNRQRPNGYCQDLTPDRAEALYYHRQRHPHAEEALR
- the poxB gene encoding ubiquinone-dependent pyruvate dehydrogenase, whose protein sequence is MATVAEQMVATLKASGVRRVYGIPGDSLNGFTDALRKDGSIQWVLVRHEEAAAFAAAADAATTGELAVAAGSCGPGNLHLINGLYDANRSRVPVLAIAAHIPTAEIGTGYFQETHPQDLFREASVYTEYVAHPSQMPHVLEIAMRTAVEKQGVAVVVIPGDVALSEAVTDRATAIRASTSVVMPTADELARAATLLNNDQRVTILAGAGCAGAHDEVLAVAEALGAPVVHALRGKEFIEYDNPYDVGMTGLLGFASGYRAMENADTVLMLGTDFPYRQFYPEHATTIQVDIRGEQLGRRHPLELGLVGTVKDTATALLPLLERKTDRSHLEDSRDHYRRTRAKLDELATPSKRGAPIHPQYLARLVDQHAAADAVFIPDVGSPVVWAARYLTMNGRRRLIGSFTHGSMANALPHAVGVQAAHPERQVVALAGDGGLGMLLGELITLTQNKLPVKLVVFNNSSLNFVELEMKAAGFVTYGTELINPNFAEVARAMDIHSRRVEHSEDLPDAVRDILSHDGPALLDVITERHELSMPPAITAEQVKGFTLYAIRTVMSGRGDELIDLAKANLRQLF
- a CDS encoding sigma-70 family RNA polymerase sigma factor, with amino-acid sequence MIASEDCDETDDELAARFERDVIPLLDNLFAGAMRMTLHRADAEDLVQETMVKAYAGFRSFQHGTNLIGWLFRIQADAHISSCCKRMRRPTETISGTVHDWQLAANAEHSARALRSAEVEVLESLPDTDIRNALDALPEELRMAVYYADVEGLAYKEIRDIMGTPLGTVVSRIQRGRSQLRMLLADLAATAGTSPVSHSRRPTSVGT
- a CDS encoding oxygenase MpaB family protein, whose protein sequence is MTQDASETCPVAEAEASTVPAGCPVTTGGYDAPPVPLGPDSLTWKYFGQWTGLFQGTWAGSMQNMHPQLGAAVQEHSIFFMERIPRLLRSIYPIGGVVFDGDRAPQTGAEVRDYHIGIKGVDERGRQYSALNPDVFYWAHATFFKSTLLAAEKFGGGISEADKRQLFDEHVTWYRMYGMSMRPVPKSWEEFQEYWDHMCSNVLENNWAAREVMDLSTMPKHPSLQWIPDPLWALNLKVMQRFLTFMTVALYDPSVRELMGYTWSPRQQWAHDRLCDVITLVAKYGPKRRLMHPRKRSALDRSQGRLPADSPLVQTPARNLPPEEYRGQPQFYCPKV